Below is a genomic region from Belonocnema kinseyi isolate 2016_QV_RU_SX_M_011 chromosome 4, B_treatae_v1, whole genome shotgun sequence.
TCGCGGTCATTGCGCCATCTTGATGTGACGTCGCAAGTATTTAAACGCTTGTAAATAAGCTAGGAAATTCAcgctttttcatgaaaatggaaataaaacaGTGCTATCTTTGGTGTTTATTTCAGCGTAtgtggatatttttatttttaatagaaaaatttgaaaaatatatatgagACGTGCGCGGAAGAAAGGGGgctttaatctgaaaaaatcgaaGTCGAGGTTCTTACACCCTTCGCCAGTTTTTAAATTGCTCTTTTTAATGAATacatcaacaacaacaaaaaacttccgAGCATTATTATTGCTGATAATTGAGGTATTATGTACCCGAGAAATCGGGCTTTCGTTCGAAAGCTCGAGATCCCGTGAAACACCTGCCACCACTCACCATTCATTCTCCAAATGTCATCTATACCCCGTTCTTGAAACATGGCAGCGGCGCCGCTATTTGCGTAAGAATGTCGTGGTAGGTGGAGAGGGAAGTTTTCGCGAGTCTTCCCTCTCTCTTAAAAGTCGCGTCTAACATAAAACCTATAATTGACTGACTTTCAACGTTGTTTTGTATATGGCATGCCAGGATGTATCTGAGCCTTACCTCAAATTCAAATTGCTTATTTACacaacaaatattataaacagCTCTACCGAAAataatctttgagtatatactaaagattctttaggtcaaagaatctcaaagaaattctccgcaggcactcaggtagatatttttaaaggaccaggaagctcgtttaaatggtctgaaggctttaaagtatcctttccgaaattgaaataagaatacgatcataaatgacGAGATCATAAATAacgagaggctatctcaatagagtagacGACACTCAAGGGtgttttgttaagttttcggattaaaatttagaagtagattttttttaatttcatagttaacagcctaaacataataattcggaatctatgggtttcgatgacttcagatatctaacttttttttttaatgcttaaaattggaattattagaacgtttctcgtaaatggaatgagatacgctgGTTAATTTTAAAGTAGTAAGAGTGATGTTTTACTAGACATAATGTTACTTAAGTAAATTTTAGGCTTTAGCTGATGGTATGAATGTAAATTCGAAGCATCCTTTGGGCTGGACGGCTTTACATGTTGCTGCTATTAATGGAAAATCAGAagtggtaaaatttttaatatcgaaTGGAGCCGATATAAACGCAGGGGACGAATTTATTAATGTTTACAAAACCGCAATGGAAAAGGGCTTACATACCCTAGATGGTaagctttatttataataattttccaattacATACACAACCTGACATAGTTAGACTTTTTTCTGTCCATTAAATAGCACCAGGCAATTCTCATAGGAATTTTTTGCGTAGATTGCGAGTCCGttggcaaaaataaaataatacttttcttaCCTTTTGACGCCGATATACTTAAAACCTCGATGTGCTACATCATTTTTATCTATTAAATCTTAATTTATGCAAACAATCCTATAACATTCGATTTAActtacttaaggccatgtgacgagtgggtcacgtgactagattcctaccttaccgccacctttcttatttcccaacttattttcacacgaagcgccacaccgagttgaaaatttgggataataaataaaaagcactaagaaaggtgggcctggtcctaaactttaataattataaaaaaagcaaaagaaattattcacaacatcatttttttcataattatataaattttgaaccagacccaccattcttagcgaaattaaaaaagtggcgataagataggaatctggtcacgtgacccacggAAACTAAGactaagactttttttttaaattcattttttaacaactaCCTTTGGTTGTGAAAGAATCTGtggttttttaataatataaaattactatAGAAAACTGAAATGTGCTTATTGAAATATTCCAGTGCTCACAAAACGTGATGAAGAATTTTCAGACCATTTAAATAAAAGAGCCACTTTTAAAGGCTGTACAGCACTTCACTACGCGACTTTATCAAATTCCAAAGAATGTGTCAAATACTTACTGGATGCAGGAGCAAATCCTGCAATAGAAAATGAAGTAGGCCATCGTGCTATAGATTATGCAAAAGAAGGAGAAGTTAAAGAATTGCTTATTGAATATACTCTTAAATACGACGAAATACTTAAAGAAAATGTTAGTTTATAAATCTGCCTTTTCCGAAATAAAAATGTCTAgttgtaataattaattagcattgattaatttttacaatctgCATATTGCTTGTTTAGGAAGCAGAAGAGAGAAGAAGATTTcctttagaacaaaaattaaaacagtacATAGTTGGACAAGAGGGTGCCATTTCCGTCGTTGCTTCTGGTAAATTTTATGCTAAAATCCATTTCATCAGATTTATTGTATTTGTATAATATGTTTGTACATATTAAGATAATTGCAGCTATCCGAAGAAAGGAGAACGGTTGGATAGATGAAGAACATCCATTAGTCTTTCTATTTCTTGGCTCATCAGGGATCGGTAAAACAGAATTAGCAAAACAGTTAGCTAGCTACattcacaaaaataaaactgGAAGCTTCATTAGGCTTGATATGTCTGAATATCAAGAAAAGCATGAAGTCGCAAAACTTATTGGAGCACCTCCAGGGTAAAATGATAGTAGACCGCGCGCGCACGTCTACGTGTGTGATGTGAACGAAGAAACTAGTCATAGGATCGAAAAATTGATTTgcctgtttttattaatttttaatctagaaaatgCCATTctatcgaataaaaaaatctccttTGATCCacgatcaaaattgaattttctttagctCATAGTTGAACGAGATTTTATTCGCATTGCGCTCGACTCTTGCACGAACAGTCTCACGCGTCGTGTCTGGGTGATAGTTCGAAGCTCTAATGCGCTTGGCTTTATTGAACATCACTCGATGCGCGCGATTAGACAGTTTTTTCTGATAGTTCCagacattttcaattttgttttctaaaccGTAATACAACATCAAATTAACACATGATATGATTATTATTCATTGCTAATCGTTCATTCTTACCGTAGTAGGCCGTAGGCAACCGTTGTTCCCGTTCATGTTTCTTAAGCCTTCACAGAGATACGGACCGCTCAATTGCGTTAGTACGAGAGCACCTTTGATACCTGTTCGTCTTCATTTTACTTTGATCCGCTTTTCCTTGTAAAATAAATCTTGGGTACTAAGCTGGTTTTTTCGTTCCACGTCACATACacaaagaaataatgtttaacatgtaaattattagtttcttttttattaaattaaaattattttgttttagataCGTAGGTCATGATGATGGGGGTCAGTTGACTAAGCTTTTAAGAAAATATCCAAATGCTGTTGTATTATTTGATGAAGTGGATAAAGCACATCCTGATGTATTAACAGTTCTTTTGCAACTTTTTGATGaggtatttttttatacaatatccAGCAGTTAAACATTGCTATAACTGAACAAGTATTTAGCCTTAGCGACGTTTGTCAGGTATGCACTCGTACATGAAAACTCTGCATTTGTTGTTATTAGGGGCGACTGACTGATGGAAAAGGAAAGACAATTGAGTGTAAAAGTGCAATATTTATAATGACTTCAAACTTAGCAAGTGAGGAAATTGCAGAGCACGGAATGCAGCTAAGACAAGAAGCTGAACGTTTATTTACGCATAGACTTGATAAGAACGCGAATGAAGATCAGGAAccagaacaaataaaaatatcgCGAAATTTCAAAGATGAAGTCGtaagtttgtttttatttctcttaCTAATTGGAAAgtctaaaaaagattattatgtGCAAAACTGTAGTTTTCTTTTCATGCAACGAATCTTGAGTTTTTTCCTGATAATGGATTTGCATCCAAACTCATATACTCCCGTTTTGTGTTGCTGGGAGTAAAATACAGTAGTCCATTTTTCAGAATGTTTCATTGGGTCCTTATTGTATGGCTTATGCGTTTCCGAGACATTCCACATATTTTAATCAcagatttt
It encodes:
- the LOC117171828 gene encoding caseinolytic peptidase B protein homolog isoform X2 translates to MSHLQSLRMFFLRRRIQNIELILKCLKMRNSDSANDTYLPDTVVPNHYFRMIGNSRFHDYGNNSRHGDWSKGGYRSWRFVPSSLGLAVALCEGHNFSKEKRFFRAAQYGNIPDLKKALADGMNVNSKHPLGWTALHVAAINGKSEVVKFLISNGADINAGDEFINVYKTAMEKGLHTLDVLTKRDEEFSDHLNKRATFKGCTALHYATLSNSKECVKYLLDAGANPAIENEVGHRAIDYAKEGEVKELLIEYTLKYDEILKENEAEERRRFPLEQKLKQYIVGQEGAISVVASAIRRKENGWIDEEHPLVFLFLGSSGIGKTELAKQLASYIHKNKTGSFIRLDMSEYQEKHEVAKLIGAPPGYVGHDDGGQLTKLLRKYPNAVVLFDEVDKAHPDVLTVLLQLFDEGRLTDGKGKTIECKSAIFIMTSNLASEEIAEHGMQLRQEAERLFTHRLDKNANEDQEPEQIKISRNFKDEVVRPILKSHFRRDEFLGRINEIVYFLPFSRTELIQLVARELEAWAVRAQERHGIELKWDREVLSALADGYDSHYGARSIKYEVERRVINQLAAAHERGQIGKGCCVLVKPKWHESGVSICLSVRPAGVNKFVDIAVADDVIKKVNVNGFTSATNVFFTR
- the LOC117171828 gene encoding caseinolytic peptidase B protein homolog isoform X1: MSHLQSLRMFFLRRRIQNIELILKCLKMRNSDSANDTYLPDTVVPNHYFRMIGNSRFHDYGNNSRHGDWSKGGYRSWRFVPSSLGLAVALCEGHNFSKVDIAEKRFFRAAQYGNIPDLKKALADGMNVNSKHPLGWTALHVAAINGKSEVVKFLISNGADINAGDEFINVYKTAMEKGLHTLDVLTKRDEEFSDHLNKRATFKGCTALHYATLSNSKECVKYLLDAGANPAIENEVGHRAIDYAKEGEVKELLIEYTLKYDEILKENEAEERRRFPLEQKLKQYIVGQEGAISVVASAIRRKENGWIDEEHPLVFLFLGSSGIGKTELAKQLASYIHKNKTGSFIRLDMSEYQEKHEVAKLIGAPPGYVGHDDGGQLTKLLRKYPNAVVLFDEVDKAHPDVLTVLLQLFDEGRLTDGKGKTIECKSAIFIMTSNLASEEIAEHGMQLRQEAERLFTHRLDKNANEDQEPEQIKISRNFKDEVVRPILKSHFRRDEFLGRINEIVYFLPFSRTELIQLVARELEAWAVRAQERHGIELKWDREVLSALADGYDSHYGARSIKYEVERRVINQLAAAHERGQIGKGCCVLVKPKWHESGVSICLSVRPAGVNKFVDIAVADDVIKKVNVNGFTSATNVFFTR